The uncultured Subdoligranulum sp. genomic sequence AACTGCAACTATGAAAGATATCAACAAATACCGCGGCGTCATTCCGGCGTTCTATGCCTGCTATGACAAGGACGGAGCCATCTCCACCGAGGGCGTCAGGGCCCTGACCCGCCACCTGATCGCCAAGGGCGTCAAGGGCGTCTATGTGGGCGGTTCCTCCGGCGAGTGCATCTACCAGAGCGTGGCGGAGCGCAAGGCCGTGCTGGAAGCCGTCATGAGCGAGGCCAAGGGCAAGATCACCGTCATTGCCCACATCGCCTGCAACAACACCGCCGACAGCGCCGAGCTGGCCGCCCATGCGGAGAGCTGCGGCGTGGATGCCATCGCGGCCATCCCGCCCATCTACTTCCACCTGCCCAACTACGCCATCGCCGACTACTGGAACGCCATGAGCGCCGCGGCCCCCCACACCGAATTCGTCATCTACAACATTCCCCAGCTGGCCGGCACCGCCCTGACCATGCCGCTGCTGGAGGAGATGCTCAAGAACCCCAACGTCATCGCGGTGAAGAACTCCTCCATGCCGGTGCAGGACATCCAGATGTTCAAGGATGCGGGCATCGCCGCCCGGGGCGAGGACGGCTTCGCGGTGTTCAACGGCCCCGACGAGCAGTTTGTCTCGGGCCGGGTCATGGGCGCCGACGGCGGCATCGGCGGCACCTACGCCGTCATGCCGGAGCTGTTCCTCAAGATGAACGAGCTGCTGGGCAAGGGCGAGATCACCAAGGCCCGCCACGTGCAGTACCTGGCCGACCGCATCATCTACAAGATGTGCGAGGCCCACGGCAACCTGTACGCCGTGCAGAAGGAGATTCTGCGCCGCATGTACGGCCTGGAGCTGGGCGGCGTGCGGCCGCCGCTGCCCAACCTGGCGGCCTCCGATGAGCCCGTCGTGGCGGCGGCCCAGGCGATGATCGAGAGCGCCCTGGCCGAGATCCAGACGTTATAATCCGGCGGCAGGCTTCCCTGGTGGCAGGGGAGCCTGTCCCTGTTTGGGGACCTTCCCCGGAAAGGACCGACTATGATCACCGATACGCTGGAAAATCTTTCCCGCTACCGCGGCCTGCACCCGAATCTGGACCTTGCCATTGACTGGCTGCAGCATTATACTGTAGGGGATCTTCCCAACGGCCGCACCGAGGTGGCCGGGGAAAAGGTGTTCATCAACGTGATGGACGCCGACCTGCGGGACGCCGAGGGCGCCGCCTTCGAGTACCACCGCCGCTACGCCGATCTGCAGATCGACCTCACCGGGTCGGAGCACTGGGGCTGGGCGGTCTCCGGCACCGAGGACAAGCCCTACGACGAGGCCGCCGACGCCGGGTTCGTGACCGGGCCCGAGCAGGCGGGCGGTGAGCTGGGCGAGGGACGGTTTGCCCTCTTTTTCCCCGGCGAACCCCACAAACCCAGCTGCCGCACCCCCGGGTGCGACCACGTCCGCAAGGCCGTGGTGAAGATCGAGATGCTGTAAAAGGAGCGTGTTTTCGATGAACAAGGAACAGATTTTCAACCAGATCCATCACGGGCTCATCGTCTCCTGCCAGGCGCTGGAGAACGAGCCCCTGTATACCCCCGAGGGCGGCGTCATGCCGCTGATGGCCAAGGCCGCCGCCATGAGCGGGGCGGTGGGCATCCGCGCCAACACCGTGCGGGACATCACCCAGATCAAGGCGGTGGTGGACCTGCCGGTGATCGGCATCATCAAAAAGGATTATCCCGGCACCCCCATGTACATCACCGTGACGATGGCCGAGGTGGACGCCCTGGTTGCCTGCGGCGTGGACATCCTGGCCGTGCAGGGCACCAGCGCCCTGCGCCCTGACGGCAAGACCGCGCCGGAGTTCATCCGGGAGGTCAAGGCCAAGTACCCCGACCAGCTACTGATGGCGGACATTGCCACCTTTGAGGAGGCCATGGCCTGCGCCGAGGCGGGGGCCGACTTTGTGGGCACCACCATGCGGGGCTACACCCCCGAGACCACCGGCATCAACGACATCGACTTCGACTTCGTGGCCAAGCTGGCCAAAGAGTGCCCGGCCAAGGTCATTGCCGAGGGGCACATCCACTACCCCGAGCAGGCCCGCAAGGCGCTGGAGGCCGGTGCCTACGCCCTGGTGGTGGGCGGTGCCATCACCCGTCCCGCCGAGATCACGGCCCGGTTCACCGCGGCCATCCAGGACCTGAAATAAAGGAGCAGCCATGAGCAAACTCTATCTGGGCATCGACATCGGCGGCACGGCGGTGAAGCTGGGCCTCGTGGACGGGACCGGCGCCGTGCTGGACCGGGCGGAGCGCAGCGTCAGCTTTGATAACTACCGCACTCCCATCCTGGACACCGTGCGGGCAGCCGCCGCCGACTTCACCGCCGGGCGGCGGGACAGTCTTTCCGGCATCGGCGTGTCCGCCACCGGCCAGATCGACAGCCGCCAGGGCATCGTGGCGGGCACCTGCGGCAGCCTGCCCGGCTGGGTGGGCGCCCCCATCAAGGCCCGTCTGGAGGAGGACTTCCATCTGCCCGTCACGGTGGCCAACGACGCCAACTGCATGTGTCTGGGCGAAGCCTGGGTGGGTGCGGCCAAAGGCTGCACCGATGTCATCGGCATCACCATCGGCACCGGCATCGGCGGGGGCATCCTCACCGGCGGGCGGCTGCTGGAGGGCGCCCGGGGTCTGGGCGGCGAGATGGGCCACTACCGCACCCATGCCATCGACGGGGTGGACTGCACCTGCGGCGCCAAAGGCTGCTGGGAGCGGTACGCCTCCACCACGGCGCTGGTCCGGGCTGCCAAAGCCATGGACCCGGCGCTCACCGACGGGCGGGCAATCTTTACAGCTGCCCGGGAGGGCCGCGCCGACGTGCTGGCCCTGCTGGACCGTTGGATCGACGAGATCGCCCAGGGTCTGGCGGGGATGGTGCATATCTTCAACCCCCAGCGCATCCTGGTGGGGGGCGGCGTCAGCGCCCAGCAGGAACTGCTGATCCAGCCGCTGGAACACAAGGTGAAGGCCGCCGTCATGCCCGCCTTTGCCGAGGGGCTCACCGTCACCGCCGCGGCGCTGCAGAATGACGCCGGGCTGGTGGGGGCCGTGTGGTACCTGCTCCATTCCTGAAACTTCCGCATACAAAAAACGCTCTGCTGTGCAGAACAGCAGGGCGTTTTTGTTTTGACGCAACAGGAACTTTGTGCTACAATAGCCGAATACAGAAAGGGAGGGAAGGAGCCATGGGCGCAGATGTGAAGCGGGAGATCACCGAGACATTGCTCCGGCTGCTGGAGAAAAAGAGTCTTGAAAAGATCACCGTCAAGGAGCTGGTGACACTGTGCGGCATCAGCCGCCAGACCTTTTACTACCATTTTGAGGATGTGCTGGACGTGGTGGACTGGTGGACCCGCCAGGGCGCCCAGCACCTGATGGAGGAAAGCCTGCACACCGACGATCCCTGCAAGGCGCTGCGGCTCTTTGTGGACTACACGGCGGAGCACCGCCAGACGCTGCAGCACCTTCTGGCCAGCAGATGGCGGGAACAGCTGGAGCGGCGGCTGGTGCAGGTGTTCACCACCTACCTGCAGGATATGCTCCACCGCATGCATCCTAACCTGGCCATGTCCCCCGCCGACGAGGAGGCCTTCCTCACCTTTTACGCCTGCGGCATCCTGGGGCTGCTGATGGACCGTCCGCCCCGCACCGACGCCGAGAAGGAAGCCCTGGTCAACCAGCTGTACTGGCTGCTCTTCCAGAATCCCTGGGGGCACATCCTCCGTTCCTGAGGGGGTTATTCTGCTTTTCCGGGGTGGCTCTCGCTCCACAGTTTGTCGGCCTGGGGCTTCCAGGCTTCGGCATAGGGGGTGGTGCGGTCGCAGAGGGTGTCCACCGCCTCGGGGGATTCGTAGTCGGTGGAGACAGCGCCGGTGGCGTGGACCATGGCCCGCAGTTTTTCGGGGTTTTCCAGCATGGGGCAGGGGCGCAGCATGTTGCCGTTGAAGGGCTGGCCGTCGTGGTAGGCCATGAAAATCGGCGATTTCAGCGCTTCCAGCAGCGTGCAGTTGCGGATGTTCACGTTGGAATAGTGGATGAAGACACAGGGCTCCACATCGCCCCGGGCGTTGATGTGCAGGTAGCGCCGGCCGCCCGCGATGCAGCCGCCCACATACTCGGCGTCGTTCTGGAAGTCCATCGAGAAGATGGGCTTGGTCTTGCGGAAGGCGCGGATGCGGTTGTAGACCTCGGTGCGCTGTTCCGGGGTGGGCAGCAGCTGGGGCGCGGCCCCGCTGCCCACCGGCATGTAGTGGAAGAACCAGACAAACAGCGCGCCCGCCTCGACAAGGGAATCAAAGAAGGCTTCGCTGCTGATATCGGCGTAGTTGGCGCTGGTGTAGCAGGCCGAGATGCCGAAGGGCAGCTTGTGGGCTTTCAGCAGTTTCATGGCCTTCTGGACCTTCTCATAGGCGCCCTGGCCGCGGCGGGAGTCGTTGGCCTCCTCGAAGCCCTCCAGGCTGAAGGCGGGCACAAAGTTCTTCACCCGCAGCATCTCCCGGCAGAAATCCTCGTCGATGAGGGTGCCGTTGGTGAAGCTGAGGAACTCGCAGTCGCTGTGCTTCTCGCAGAGGGCGATGACATCCTTCTTGCGCACCAGCGGCTCGCCGCCCGTGAAGATGTACATGTAGGTGCCCAGTTCCTTGCCCTGGGTGACGATGGAATCCAGCTCCTCAAAGGTCAGGTTGAGCCGGTTGCCGTACTCCGCCGCCCAGCAGCCCGTGCAGTGCATGTTGCACGCCGAGGTGGGGTCCAGCAGGATGGCCCAGGGCACGTTGCAGTTTTCCCTGCGGCTCACCTCGTCCTGCCGGGCGCTGCCCAGCAGGCTGGCGTTGAGGATGAAGTTGCGGAAAAAGGCCTGCCGCACCCCCGGGTCCAGCTCGTACACCTTCATGATGAGCTGGTACCAGTTGTTCTTCTCCTCGATGGCCTGGCGGAATCCCGCCCGCTGCTTGACATACCAGTCCTTGGGCGTGACGGTATCGATGAGTTTCATGATCTTGGGAATGTTGGTTTCAGGGTCCTTTTCCAGATAGTGCAGGACCTGCTCCAGCCCGGCCGCCATGGCGGCGTTCTTGAGCGACGGATTCTGTGCCATAAGGGTGCACCTCCAAATATTGCTAGTCCTTTTGTACGCGGCCGGGGTGCCCTGTTATGCACGCGGCCGCATATCATGTATAGCATACCACTGCGAAACCCGTCGAAAACACTGTTATTTTGGCCCCGGTGTCCTGACAATTCCGGGGTTTTGTCAAGTTTTTCTGATACAAAGAGAGCTCCGTGCCCTTTCGGGCACGGAGCTCTCTTGCCGTTCAGGCAACCTATGGGAGAATTGTAAACCGGTCCGTTCCTGCGGAGATGCGCCGCAGGAACGGACACCGCCAGGGAAATTTTACCCAAAATTGTGTGCGAGGAGTTCGCGACGAGTGCGCGGTTTTGGGTAAAATTTTGTCGAGGGGGAATCCAAAGGGGGGGAACAGGCCCGTCAGGCACCGCCGTGCGGGACTGTTCCCCTCTTTGAGCACGCAAGCTTCAGCTGTCCAGTCCCAGCGTGATGGCGTTCACCGCCTCGGTCAGGTCCACCACCAGCGACCGGGATACATAGCCCAGCGTGGTGCCGTCCAGCTGGACCAGGCAGTTGTCGCCGTCGTACTGGTACATGGTCACCGTCAGCTGGGGGAAGCTGTCGTTGTCCAGATGCACCGTGAAGGAGGCTTCCTCCTTCTTGGCGGGCGTTTCGGTGTTGAACTCGTTGACCTTCAGCCCGTCCACCGCGCTCTGCACATCGTCAAACTCCACCACGTCGTCGCCGATCTTGTAGGTGTCGCCCTTCTTCTCCACCGTGTAGGTGGTGCCGTCGATGGTGAAGTCGATGCTCTCCACACCGTCCCAGTTGAGGGACAGCACCTCGTCGGGGCGCAGCGTGTCGTAGCCGGTGTCGGCGATGTCATTGGTGTAGGTGTCGCTGTCCACCGCGTAGATGATGGGCGAATCGTCCATCCGCATATAGCAGTTGTCCCCCTTCTTGCCGAAGGCCAGGGAGAAGCTGCCCTGCTCCTTATCCTCGGTGGTGTAGCTCACCGTGAAGGTCACCGCCGGCGCGTCGAGGCCGTAGTCCGCCAGCACCGAATCGTCCGCCGTGTAGGTCTTGTAGTCGGTGCGGTCCAGGTCCTTCAGCGTCGTCATGAAGTCCTCCACCTTGCTGGTGGAAAGGGCCTTGTAGCTGCCGTTATCGTTCAGATAATACTCGCAGGCGTCGGTGTAGGTCAGCTCCTCATCGGGGTGGTGCTCCACCGTGAAGGCGCTCTCCCCGGTGGCCACGATGGAATCCAGCGTGTCGTAATCGGGGATGGTGTCCTGGCGCATCAGGTCGTCCCGGTCGGAGGCGATATACTGCTCGGGGTCATCGTCCACCAGGTAGACTGTGCCGTCCCCCAGGGTCAGGTAGCGCTTTTCGTCCATGGTGGAGTAGTCGCCCATCTGCAGGGTGGTGGTGCCGTCCGCACTGGTGAAGGTGATGGTGCAGGAGGGATTGTCCAGGCCGTACTGGCCGTAGTCCTCCACATTCTCAATGATGAAGCTGGCGTGGACGCTCTCGAAATGGTCCAGGAAGTCGCTCATCTTGTCCTGGTCGATGGGGAAGTCGGCGTCCGAGGCATCCTGCCAGGTGTCGTTTTCCTTCACGAAGTGGAGCGTGCTGCCGTCCTTGGTCCAGGAAACGTCGGTGAGGGCGCTCTCGGCGGTGGCGTAGATCTCCTCATCCACCGTGGAGATGGTGTCGATGTGCTTCTGCACCCCCG encodes the following:
- a CDS encoding N-acetylmannosamine-6-phosphate 2-epimerase; translation: MNKEQIFNQIHHGLIVSCQALENEPLYTPEGGVMPLMAKAAAMSGAVGIRANTVRDITQIKAVVDLPVIGIIKKDYPGTPMYITVTMAEVDALVACGVDILAVQGTSALRPDGKTAPEFIREVKAKYPDQLLMADIATFEEAMACAEAGADFVGTTMRGYTPETTGINDIDFDFVAKLAKECPAKVIAEGHIHYPEQARKALEAGAYALVVGGAITRPAEITARFTAAIQDLK
- a CDS encoding dihydrodipicolinate synthase family protein; amino-acid sequence: MKDINKYRGVIPAFYACYDKDGAISTEGVRALTRHLIAKGVKGVYVGGSSGECIYQSVAERKAVLEAVMSEAKGKITVIAHIACNNTADSAELAAHAESCGVDAIAAIPPIYFHLPNYAIADYWNAMSAAAPHTEFVIYNIPQLAGTALTMPLLEEMLKNPNVIAVKNSSMPVQDIQMFKDAGIAARGEDGFAVFNGPDEQFVSGRVMGADGGIGGTYAVMPELFLKMNELLGKGEITKARHVQYLADRIIYKMCEAHGNLYAVQKEILRRMYGLELGGVRPPLPNLAASDEPVVAAAQAMIESALAEIQTL
- a CDS encoding radical SAM protein, whose translation is MAQNPSLKNAAMAAGLEQVLHYLEKDPETNIPKIMKLIDTVTPKDWYVKQRAGFRQAIEEKNNWYQLIMKVYELDPGVRQAFFRNFILNASLLGSARQDEVSRRENCNVPWAILLDPTSACNMHCTGCWAAEYGNRLNLTFEELDSIVTQGKELGTYMYIFTGGEPLVRKKDVIALCEKHSDCEFLSFTNGTLIDEDFCREMLRVKNFVPAFSLEGFEEANDSRRGQGAYEKVQKAMKLLKAHKLPFGISACYTSANYADISSEAFFDSLVEAGALFVWFFHYMPVGSGAAPQLLPTPEQRTEVYNRIRAFRKTKPIFSMDFQNDAEYVGGCIAGGRRYLHINARGDVEPCVFIHYSNVNIRNCTLLEALKSPIFMAYHDGQPFNGNMLRPCPMLENPEKLRAMVHATGAVSTDYESPEAVDTLCDRTTPYAEAWKPQADKLWSESHPGKAE
- a CDS encoding DUF4340 domain-containing protein — protein: MNRQKKLVVLIGVLVVLCAVITIVSGVQKHIDTISTVDEEIYATAESALTDVSWTKDGSTLHFVKENDTWQDASDADFPIDQDKMSDFLDHFESVHASFIIENVEDYGQYGLDNPSCTITFTSADGTTTLQMGDYSTMDEKRYLTLGDGTVYLVDDDPEQYIASDRDDLMRQDTIPDYDTLDSIVATGESAFTVEHHPDEELTYTDACEYYLNDNGSYKALSTSKVEDFMTTLKDLDRTDYKTYTADDSVLADYGLDAPAVTFTVSYTTEDKEQGSFSLAFGKKGDNCYMRMDDSPIIYAVDSDTYTNDIADTGYDTLRPDEVLSLNWDGVESIDFTIDGTTYTVEKKGDTYKIGDDVVEFDDVQSAVDGLKVNEFNTETPAKKEEASFTVHLDNDSFPQLTVTMYQYDGDNCLVQLDGTTLGYVSRSLVVDLTEAVNAITLGLDS
- a CDS encoding ROK family protein, which gives rise to MSKLYLGIDIGGTAVKLGLVDGTGAVLDRAERSVSFDNYRTPILDTVRAAAADFTAGRRDSLSGIGVSATGQIDSRQGIVAGTCGSLPGWVGAPIKARLEEDFHLPVTVANDANCMCLGEAWVGAAKGCTDVIGITIGTGIGGGILTGGRLLEGARGLGGEMGHYRTHAIDGVDCTCGAKGCWERYASTTALVRAAKAMDPALTDGRAIFTAAREGRADVLALLDRWIDEIAQGLAGMVHIFNPQRILVGGGVSAQQELLIQPLEHKVKAAVMPAFAEGLTVTAAALQNDAGLVGAVWYLLHS
- a CDS encoding TetR/AcrR family transcriptional regulator C-terminal domain-containing protein, producing the protein MGADVKREITETLLRLLEKKSLEKITVKELVTLCGISRQTFYYHFEDVLDVVDWWTRQGAQHLMEESLHTDDPCKALRLFVDYTAEHRQTLQHLLASRWREQLERRLVQVFTTYLQDMLHRMHPNLAMSPADEEAFLTFYACGILGLLMDRPPRTDAEKEALVNQLYWLLFQNPWGHILRS
- a CDS encoding YhcH/YjgK/YiaL family protein encodes the protein MITDTLENLSRYRGLHPNLDLAIDWLQHYTVGDLPNGRTEVAGEKVFINVMDADLRDAEGAAFEYHRRYADLQIDLTGSEHWGWAVSGTEDKPYDEAADAGFVTGPEQAGGELGEGRFALFFPGEPHKPSCRTPGCDHVRKAVVKIEML